In Pleuronectes platessa chromosome 5, fPlePla1.1, whole genome shotgun sequence, a single genomic region encodes these proteins:
- the si:dkey-202g17.3 gene encoding 4F2 cell-surface antigen heavy chain, producing the protein MEHPEETDILTDRMPLDAGDTGYGSVVGPGLSGGVGGSEAAPLLIPEPEPAVRWQPLSKAELEAVAGGPWWRRLRCYLVLLFWMAWLAMLATSIAIIVTSPRPVATPLRWWQKCLFHQLQPNMEAEGSGGINALCEQLPYFKSLGIGALILEGLFRKEPSPLNVTASGGSLGTLPQIQHLLAESNKAGLKVVLDFCKLDLYAAGNKPTNLSAPVENSLQFWLEQGVAGFAICDTDAAYSEKILLKWRGLFREFSTQEEEERIVVVKQTQVFLPALRNTTLVDVVMRSILPSSPQPLSAQEVANAIETHLLTREQDTWPSWTIGGEAPHELKKLLLVLMMTLPGSPTIQYDEDIDQIQNASLNIGSSHGQKNEPSDTHADKEKARRAAVALFTSLSNSRAREEALLYGSFTFLPFNTSTNSSSSSSSNSTLSSPSSPTNLAFLRSWGCVHFLVLLNLGPEIHALDPAWAPSLPEAGVFVSSTGMDRLGSMSLSTLELQPHEAIVIKLFETGSYS; encoded by the exons ATGGAGCacccagaggagacagacatcctg ACGGACAGGATGCCGCTGGACGCCGGAGACACAGGGTACGGCAGCGTGGTGGGCCCCGGCCTGTCGGGCGGTGTGGGCGGCTCGGAGGCGGCGCCGCTGCTCAtcccggagccggagccggcgGTGCGGTGGCAGCCGCTGAGCAAGGCGGAGCTGGAGGCCGTAGCAGGAGGCCCGTGGTGGAGGAGGCTGCGCTGCTACCTGGTGTTACTGTTCTGGATGGCCTGGCTCGCCATGCTGGCCACCTCCATCGCCATCATTGTGACGAGTCCCCGGCCCGTGGCCACTCCGCTGCGGTGGTGGCAGAAGTGTCTGTTCCACCAGCTGCAGCCCAACATGGAGGCGGAGGGGTCAGGGGGCATCAACG CACTGTGTGAGCAGCTTCCTTACTTCAAGTCCCTGGGTATAGGGGCTCTAATCCTGGAGGGCCTGTTCCGTAAAGAGCCGTCTCCTTTAAACGTCACTGCGAGCGGTGGAAGTTTAGGGACCTTGCCTCAGATCCAACATCTGCTCGCAGAGAGCAACAAAGCAG GTCTCAAAGTGGTGTTAGATTTCTGTAAACTGGATCTATATGCAGCaggaaataaaccaacaaacctCTCAGCCCCAGTCGAG AATTCACTGCAGTTCTGGTTGGAGCAGGGTGTGGCAGGATTTGCCATCTGTGATACAGATGCAGCATATTCGGAAAAG ATCCTGCTGAAGTGGAGAGGTCTCTTCAGGGAGTTTAgcactcaggaggaggaggagag GATTGTGGTGGTGAAACAAACGCAAGTCTTCCTGCCAGCTCTTAGAAACACGACACTGGTTGATGTGGTCATGAGGTCAATTCTGCCATCGTCACCACAGCCCCTGTCTGCACAGGAAGTAGCCAACGCTATAGAGACACACCTGCTAACGAGAGAACAGGATACATGGCCGAGCTGGACA ATCGGAGGAGAAGCGCCTCATGAGCTAAAGAAATTACTCCTGGTGTTGATGATGACTCTGCCAGGATCTCCCACAATCCAGTATGATGAGGACATCGACCAAATACag AATGCGTCTCTGAACATTGGCTCATCACACGGACAGAAGAATGAACCATCAGACACCCATGCA GACAAGGAGAAGGCAAGGCGTGCAGCCGTGGCTCTTTTCACTTCCCTCAGTAACTCCAGAGCCAGAGAGGAAGCTCTTCTGTACGGCAGCTTCACCTTCCTCCCCTTCAACACTTCCAccaactcttcctcctcatcctcctccaactccactctctcctctccttcatccCCCACCAACCTGGCCTTCCTGCGATCCTGGGGCTGCGTCCACTTCCTCGTTCTGCTCAACCTCGGGCCGGAGATCCACGCTCTGGATCCGGCCTGGGCCCCGAGTCTGCCCGAGGCCGGAGTGTTTGTGTCCAGCACAGGAATGGACCGCCTGGGGTCGATGTCGCTCTCCACGCTGGAACTGCAGCCCCACGAGGCCATCGTCATCAAACTgtttgaaacaggaagttactcGTAA
- the ppm1na gene encoding protein phosphatase, Mg2+/Mn2+ dependent, 1Na (putative), translating to MRTARRASNVEVPSFLRHLVKETEKMVTFFFKGGIREAGSGEEDSLDEEDYMPSPYLDRPNLEKHVSEGGSQSGMNYAVASMQGWRAQMEDAHTCMPQLKGELTEWGYFAVFDGHAGSNVAQYCSRNLLDHVLATGGVKASEDPEQVKEGIREGFLDIDRHMHKLTRQDNWERSGSTAAAVMISPSYIYFINCGDSRTLLCRSGRVVFYTEDHKPFNPREKERIQNAGGSVTLQRVNGSLAVSRSLGDFDFKEVDWRPQTEQLVSPEPEVYELERTPEDEFLILACDGVWDAIGNEELCAFVRSRLQVCDDLREICTQVLDLCLYKGSLDNMSIIIICFPGAPKVSQEALQQEAALEQQIDVKVGEIIQMMRSRDEDPDLLYVIKFLTAEEMPGLPPGGGITSKRECIIAAYQKHIMTVRPQELMDIEGSEEDSS from the exons ATGAGGACGGCCAGGCGGGCGAGCAATGTGGAGGTGCCCTCCTTCCTCCGGCATCTGGTCAAAGAGACCGAGAAGATGGTCACCTTCTTCTTCAAGGGAGGGATCAGGGAGGCCGGGTCTGGGGAGGAGGACAGTCTGGATGAGGAGGACTACATGCCGAGCCCGTACCTGGACCGTCCCAACCTGGAGAAGCATGTGTCGGAGGGGGGGTCGCAGTCTGGGATGAACTACGCTGTGGCGAGCATGCAGGGCTGGAGGGCTCAGATGGAGGACGCTCACACCTGCATGCCCCAGCTGAAGGGGGAGCTGACAGAGTGGGGCTACTTTGCTGTTTTTGACGGACATGCAGGGTCAAATGTGGCACAGTACTGCTCCAGGAACCTGCTGGATCACGTCCTGGCAACAG GTGGGGTTAAAGCAAGCGAGGACCCTGAGCAGGTGAAGGAGGGGATCCGGGAGGGCTTCCTGGACATCGATCGCCACATGCACAAACTGACTCGCCAGGACAACTGGGAACGAAGTGGCTCCACTGCGGCGGCCGTCATGATCTCACcgagttacatttactttatcaACTGTGGGGACTCGCGCACTCTGCTCTGCCGCAGCGGCCGGGTGGTCTTCTACACGGAGGACCACAAGCCGTTCAATCCCAGGGAAAAGGAGCGCATCCAGaacgccggaggctcggtgacCCTGCAGAGGGTCAATGGCTCGCTGGCCGTTTCCAGGTCACTGGGGGACTTTGACTTCAAGGAGGTGGACTGGAGGCCGCAGACTGAGCAGCTCGTGTCGCCGGAGCCGGAGGTGTACGAGCTAGAGAGGACGCCTGAAGACGAGTTCCTAATCCTGGCATGTGACGGTGTGTGGGACGCCATCGGCAATGAGGAATTGTGTGCCTTTGTGCGCAGCCGTCTGCAGGTGTGCGATGACCTGAGAGAGATTTGTACTCAAGTGCTTGACCTCTGCCTTTACAAG GGCAGCTTGGACAACatgagcatcatcatcatctgtttCCCCGGCGCCCCCAAAGTGTCACAAGAGGCactgcagcaggaggcagcgCTGGAGCAACAGATCGATGTGAAAGTGGGAG AAATTATCCAGATGATGAGGTCAAGAGATGAGGACCCTGACCTTCTTTATGTGATCAAATTCCTGACTGCGGAAGAGATGCCAGGACTTCCACCAGGAGGCGGCATCACCAGCAA ACGAGAATGTATTATTGCTGCGTATCAGAAACATATCATGACTGTTAGACCCCAGGAACTTATG GACATCGAAGGATCGGAGGAGGACTCAAGCTAA
- the LOC128440398 gene encoding reticulon-2, which translates to MASKVMDLIYWKDTERTGMVLTGLVVGLLTLFQLSIITVFSTASLAVVCVTISMRIYYHILHALKWGDGVHPFKSYLDLDISFSGEQAELYMQKAIVMTLSAVDTLKRLVFVGNLFDSLKFLVLMYLVTFLGALCNGLTVFIICVIALFSLPLFYRQRQEQVDKFFANIQAKVDNIKDIFVRIAQGGGPPPDPTPGGTKPNFQ; encoded by the exons ATGGCCAGTAAAG TGATGGACCTGATCTACTGGAAGGACACAGAGCGAACAGGCATGGTGTTGACAGGGCTGGTGGTGGGCCTGCTGACCCTGTTCCAGCTCAGCATCATCACCGTATTCTCCACAGCCTCCCTGGCTGTCGTGTGCGTCACCATCTCAATGCGCATCTACTACCACATCCTCCACGCCCTCAAGTGGGGCGATGGCGTTCACCCCTTCAA GTCGTACCTGGACCTGGACATCAGTTTCAGTGGAGAACAGGCTGAACTCTATATGCAGAAAGCCATTGTCATGACGCTGTCGGCTGTTGACACTCTGAAGAGACTCGTTTTTGTGGGAAACCTTTTTGACTCCCTCAAG TTCCTGGTCCTGATGTACCTCGTGACGTTCCTGGGAGCCCTGTGCAATGGCCTTACTGTGTTCATCATCT gtgtGATTGCTCTCTTTTCCCTGCCACTTTTCTACAGACAACGCCAG GAGCAAGTGGACAAGTTCTTCGCAAATATCCAGGCTAAAGTGGACAACATCAAGGACAT CTTTGTAAGAATTGCCCAAGGCGGTGGCCCTCCTCCCGACCCAACTCCTGGTGGCACCAAACCCAATTTCCAGTAG